In the genome of Halobacteriovoraceae bacterium, one region contains:
- a CDS encoding DUF2786 domain-containing protein: MTYLNYGEGVTAHGEEFKCICEKFNWPKEISKASLDLKNLIPTNNGKDLKVRKQIKKLFELAKSSNLHEAQEATRKANELLAKYNLENALEFSEEENVYVKDVLIYKKNNKKLHAIYEILTYFNVSPFFSKGQGECKLGVLGDLLSVESADYIANFLDHEFERLWKINKKNNSNLKGSVMKNSFFTGLSFGFCEKLKAQKYQYQIHGYNLVQIDKRLEQMRRIAFPRLGHTSSSAQVNNQSRNLGIESGRNLNIRHGLNMNQTLFLPGEKN, translated from the coding sequence ATGACTTACTTGAACTATGGCGAAGGAGTCACAGCTCATGGTGAAGAATTCAAATGTATTTGTGAAAAGTTCAATTGGCCAAAAGAAATTTCAAAGGCATCGTTGGATTTGAAAAACTTAATCCCAACAAATAATGGAAAAGACTTAAAGGTTCGAAAACAAATCAAAAAATTATTTGAACTCGCCAAGAGTTCCAATCTACATGAAGCACAAGAAGCAACCCGAAAGGCCAACGAATTACTTGCCAAATATAATTTGGAAAATGCATTAGAATTTTCTGAAGAAGAAAACGTTTATGTTAAAGATGTTCTCATATACAAAAAAAATAATAAAAAATTACATGCTATTTATGAAATCCTCACCTATTTTAATGTTTCACCTTTTTTTTCAAAAGGACAGGGGGAATGTAAGTTAGGTGTCCTAGGAGATTTACTTAGTGTTGAGAGTGCTGATTATATTGCAAATTTTTTAGATCATGAATTTGAAAGACTTTGGAAAATCAATAAGAAAAACAATTCTAATCTCAAGGGTTCAGTAATGAAAAATTCTTTTTTCACAGGTCTATCATTTGGTTTTTGTGAAAAACTTAAGGCCCAAAAATATCAATATCAAATTCATGGTTATAATCTTGTACAAATTGATAAAAGACTCGAACAAATGAGACGAATTGCATTTCCAAGACTTGGCCATACATCAAGTTCGGCCCAAGTAAATAATCAAAGCAGAAATCTTGGTATTGAATCAGGTCGGAACTTAAATATCCGCCATGGGCTAAACATGAATCAAACACTCTTTTTGCCAGGAGAAAAAAATTGA
- a CDS encoding succinate dehydrogenase/fumarate reductase iron-sulfur subunit, whose product MTLHLKIWRQENANAKGQIEDYTLEGVSPDMSFLEMLDVLNEKLVRENKDAIAFDHDCREGICGMCSLMINGQAHGPQAETTTCQLHCRSFKDGDTVVIEPWRARAFPVLKDLMVDRSSFDAIMAAGGFIDVNTGNAQDANAILVGKENAELSMDAAACIGCGACVASCKNASAMLFVSAKVSQYALLPQGQVEAEQRVQNMVAKMDELGFGNCTNEAECEASCPKGISISNIARMNREFLKSAVFARSTPSI is encoded by the coding sequence ATGACGCTACATTTAAAAATTTGGCGTCAAGAAAATGCCAACGCAAAAGGGCAAATCGAGGATTATACACTTGAAGGGGTTTCTCCGGATATGTCTTTTTTAGAAATGCTTGATGTCTTGAATGAAAAATTGGTGAGAGAAAATAAAGACGCAATTGCTTTTGATCACGATTGTAGAGAAGGTATCTGCGGAATGTGCTCACTCATGATAAATGGACAGGCCCATGGCCCTCAGGCCGAAACGACGACCTGTCAACTCCATTGTCGCTCATTCAAAGACGGAGATACAGTCGTTATAGAACCCTGGAGAGCGCGAGCGTTTCCTGTTTTAAAAGATCTCATGGTAGATCGTTCATCTTTTGATGCAATAATGGCCGCTGGTGGGTTCATAGACGTCAATACCGGAAATGCCCAAGATGCCAATGCTATTCTTGTAGGAAAAGAAAACGCTGAACTTTCAATGGACGCTGCTGCTTGTATTGGTTGTGGTGCTTGTGTTGCAAGTTGTAAAAACGCTTCTGCCATGCTTTTTGTCTCTGCAAAAGTTTCACAGTATGCTTTACTTCCTCAAGGTCAAGTTGAAGCTGAACAAAGAGTGCAAAACATGGTGGCAAAAATGGACGAATTAGGTTTTGGAAATTGTACCAATGAAGCAGAGTGTGAAGCATCTTGTCCTAAAGGAATTTCAATAAGCAATATTGCTAGAATGAATAGAGAATTTTTGAAATCTGCAGTTTTTGCTAGAAGTACACCATCCATATAA
- a CDS encoding DUF423 domain-containing protein translates to MDKTRIDKFKFDFVIFCLLMFLAVALGAFGAHGLESKLTTKMMKTYHTGNQYHYYMAFSYFMVSLLKVYFPNIKIKIVKLLIIVGLFLFSGCCYLYALSGLKFLVILVPLGGTAFLAAWPVLAYKISNEKVS, encoded by the coding sequence ATGGATAAAACCAGAATAGATAAATTCAAATTTGATTTCGTCATATTTTGCCTCCTCATGTTTTTAGCAGTGGCACTGGGTGCATTTGGCGCACATGGATTAGAGTCAAAATTAACGACCAAAATGATGAAAACCTATCATACCGGCAATCAATATCACTACTATATGGCCTTTTCATATTTCATGGTTTCACTTTTAAAAGTGTATTTCCCAAATATAAAAATAAAAATTGTAAAACTATTGATCATTGTCGGTTTATTTCTGTTTAGTGGCTGCTGTTACCTCTACGCACTTAGTGGATTAAAGTTTTTAGTTATATTGGTTCCACTCGGAGGAACAGCATTTTTGGCCGCATGGCCTGTGCTGGCGTATAAAATTTCAAATGAAAAAGTGAGTTAA
- a CDS encoding succinate dehydrogenase cytochrome b subunit, whose amino-acid sequence MKLFFSYVHSSIVKKQVMGVTGLLLCGFLITHLAGNCLIYVGGEAFNTYAHKLITNPFIYVAEAILALIFLSHIGLAIRLTIENKKARPQKYYMKVATGRGATFASSTMPYTGLIILIFLISHLLHFKFSGHSYKEIYNGVEMKDLYKVVIEYFANPLNVLWYLFSMAALGIHVSHGFWSAFQSIGFNHPKYNCGLKILSKIYALIIFIGFSALPIYAFLQGVKA is encoded by the coding sequence ATGAAATTATTCTTTAGTTATGTACATTCTTCCATTGTGAAGAAACAGGTCATGGGAGTCACAGGCCTATTGCTATGTGGTTTCCTCATTACTCACCTTGCAGGGAATTGTTTAATTTACGTAGGAGGTGAAGCTTTCAATACCTACGCACATAAATTAATAACGAATCCCTTTATTTATGTTGCAGAAGCAATTCTGGCCTTGATTTTTTTATCCCATATTGGGCTGGCCATCCGATTGACTATTGAGAACAAAAAAGCAAGACCTCAAAAATATTACATGAAGGTCGCAACAGGCAGAGGAGCTACATTTGCTTCATCTACGATGCCCTACACTGGACTCATCATTTTGATTTTTCTTATCTCTCATCTTCTTCATTTTAAATTCAGTGGTCACTCTTATAAAGAAATTTACAATGGAGTTGAAATGAAAGACTTATATAAAGTAGTCATCGAATACTTTGCAAATCCTTTAAATGTGCTATGGTATCTTTTTTCTATGGCCGCTTTAGGTATTCATGTCAGTCATGGATTTTGGTCAGCATTCCAATCCATTGGATTTAACCATCCAAAATATAATTGCGGTCTTAAAATTTTATCCAAAATTTATGCATTGATTATTTTTATTGGCTTTTCTGCCTTACCAATCTATGCATTCTTGCAAGGAGTTAAAGCGTGA
- a CDS encoding PaaI family thioesterase, producing the protein MKISNLEEFYKKINSYDRHMGLDFSIDGPGDITYHLEVTKIHLSSPGTAHGAVTAGMMDATLGMTALSHAVTEDKFCSTVEFKINFITPVKEGDVLIGKGQIDHKGKSLVIVSGQIKKKEDNKLVATGLGTFNLYPMEKKDIEQWIKPE; encoded by the coding sequence TTGAAAATTTCAAATTTAGAAGAATTTTATAAAAAAATTAATTCATATGATCGACATATGGGTCTGGATTTTTCCATCGATGGGCCTGGAGATATCACTTATCACCTTGAGGTTACAAAAATTCATCTATCAAGTCCTGGAACTGCACATGGGGCAGTCACAGCTGGTATGATGGATGCTACTCTTGGAATGACAGCTCTTTCACATGCTGTTACAGAAGATAAATTTTGTTCGACTGTAGAGTTCAAAATTAATTTTATTACTCCTGTTAAGGAGGGTGATGTTCTCATCGGTAAAGGGCAAATTGATCACAAAGGAAAATCTCTCGTTATTGTTAGTGGGCAAATTAAGAAAAAAGAAGATAACAAACTTGTTGCAACCGGTTTGGGAACGTTTAACCTCTATCCCATGGAAAAAAAGGATATAGAACAATGGATAAAACCAGAATAG
- a CDS encoding FecR domain-containing protein — MHTLLLSFLIVFSNSIFASDASVVLLKGEAFYEKSGKKEKLKQGSLVPEGAIVSTSKASVARLKLVDSSIITVGPNSNVEIKKMDKKGPGVLNLLQGKIRANVEKESTGEKTKLYITTKTAAMGVRGTEFQATFNPKNSITGLLTFRGEVVMSKVQNISLLKNITTIESAFKNEFAVRVQKGQFSKAEVDREKPVRPVRIAPKQFASMQKNETLLTTTPDFKVGAQHEHRIAGIPDSIIETNHEFLKEELIKSNFVQNDQIALVEKDLKDHDFKAEDFDVMPGGMITENGYYVAPIPGQSKFDPIANVYVPDESLGQIDFRTGEYIPPRGYELIDSGEFIVKDPQLIEKNEFIRPPKLLLGSFEYNEFEKMAYYDPNFDPKYDPVLEQYIEQYLDEQKEEVENQTSLPPPSADNRVRFRVTIIP, encoded by the coding sequence ATGCATACTTTGCTTTTATCGTTCTTAATTGTTTTTTCAAACTCCATCTTTGCAAGTGATGCTTCAGTTGTCCTACTTAAAGGAGAGGCCTTTTATGAAAAATCAGGAAAAAAAGAAAAGTTAAAACAAGGCTCTTTAGTTCCTGAAGGAGCAATCGTCAGTACATCTAAAGCTTCAGTTGCAAGATTAAAACTTGTTGATAGCAGCATTATTACTGTTGGGCCAAATAGCAATGTTGAGATCAAAAAAATGGATAAAAAAGGTCCTGGAGTACTCAATCTTTTGCAAGGAAAAATTCGGGCCAATGTGGAAAAAGAGAGTACTGGAGAAAAAACCAAACTTTATATTACAACAAAGACTGCAGCGATGGGTGTCAGAGGAACAGAATTTCAGGCAACTTTCAATCCAAAAAACAGCATTACTGGACTTCTCACTTTTAGAGGCGAAGTTGTAATGTCTAAAGTTCAAAATATTTCATTGCTGAAAAATATCACAACCATTGAAAGTGCTTTTAAGAATGAGTTTGCTGTACGGGTACAAAAAGGTCAATTTTCTAAAGCTGAAGTAGATCGAGAAAAACCTGTAAGGCCAGTACGCATTGCTCCAAAACAATTTGCATCAATGCAAAAAAATGAAACCCTTCTTACAACAACTCCAGATTTTAAAGTTGGTGCCCAACATGAACATAGAATCGCAGGTATTCCAGATTCTATCATTGAAACAAATCATGAATTTTTAAAAGAAGAATTGATCAAGAGTAATTTTGTTCAAAATGATCAGATAGCACTGGTTGAAAAAGATTTAAAAGATCATGACTTTAAAGCTGAAGATTTTGATGTTATGCCTGGCGGGATGATCACTGAAAATGGTTATTATGTTGCGCCCATTCCAGGTCAAAGTAAATTTGACCCGATTGCAAATGTATATGTTCCAGATGAGAGCTTGGGGCAGATTGATTTTAGAACAGGTGAATATATTCCACCTCGAGGTTATGAATTAATAGACAGTGGGGAATTTATTGTAAAAGACCCTCAGCTTATTGAAAAAAATGAATTTATCAGACCTCCGAAATTGCTCCTTGGAAGTTTTGAATATAATGAGTTTGAAAAAATGGCCTATTATGATCCAAACTTTGATCCTAAATATGATCCAGTTTTAGAGCAATATATTGAACAATATCTAGATGAACAAAAAGAGGAAGTAGAAAATCAGACCTCCCTCCCTCCACCATCTGCTGATAACAGAGTTCGATTTAGAGTGACAATTATCCCTTAA
- a CDS encoding 7-carboxy-7-deazaguanine synthase QueE — protein MPINSIYLATEGEGIFVGLPQVFVRFQGCAVGCLNCDSKDTWEFKNGNLTLEEVISEIEKYKIKRVSITGGDPLHPKLLPLATKLALALKGMKYYLNIEAAGTKISHELFDCIDFVSFDFKTPSTGIRTPLKHIMEMAKQYVHKFQIKSVIENNVDFDFVVSAYQQVKNEVGEINFPWVITPSYNTFEEFPQKRFQEILEWNYRTGYLFRVIGQQHKWIYGPLLKEV, from the coding sequence ATGCCTATAAACTCAATTTATTTAGCCACAGAAGGAGAAGGAATCTTTGTTGGTTTACCACAAGTATTTGTACGATTTCAAGGTTGTGCTGTGGGTTGTCTCAATTGTGACTCAAAAGATACTTGGGAATTTAAAAATGGAAACCTTACTCTTGAAGAAGTCATCTCTGAAATCGAAAAATATAAAATAAAAAGAGTATCAATAACAGGTGGAGACCCTCTTCATCCAAAATTATTACCTCTGGCCACCAAGTTGGCCTTGGCCCTCAAGGGAATGAAATACTATTTAAATATCGAAGCAGCAGGTACTAAAATAAGTCATGAACTTTTCGATTGCATAGATTTTGTGAGCTTTGATTTTAAAACACCTTCTACAGGAATTAGAACTCCATTAAAACATATTATGGAGATGGCCAAGCAATATGTTCATAAATTTCAAATTAAAAGTGTTATTGAGAATAATGTAGATTTTGATTTCGTAGTTAGTGCATATCAACAAGTGAAAAATGAAGTAGGTGAGATTAATTTTCCTTGGGTAATCACTCCTTCATACAACACTTTTGAAGAATTTCCTCAGAAAAGATTTCAAGAAATCTTAGAATGGAATTATAGAACCGGTTATTTATTTCGTGTGATTGGACAACAGCATAAATGGATCTATGGCCCCTTACTTAAAGAAGTCTAA
- a CDS encoding fumarate reductase/succinate dehydrogenase flavoprotein subunit codes for MSVTLDSKIPEGDIREKWDNHRFNTKLVNPSNKRKYKVIVVGTGLAGGAAAATLSELGYQVDAFCIQDSARRAHSIAAQGGINAAKNYPNDGDSIWRLFYDTVKGGDYRAREANVYRLAQVSNNIIDQCAAQGVPFAREYGGTLANRSFGGAQVSRTFYARGQTGQQLLLGAYSAMMKQVNKGKLKVHVRKEMVDVVLIDGKARGIIVRDIVTGEFTKHVADAVILGTGGYGNAYFLSTNAMASNCSAAWRAHKKGAYFANPCYTQIHPTCIPVSGDHQSKLTLMSESLRNDGRVWVPKAQGDRRSAREIPEEERDYYLERIYPSFGNLVPRDVASRNAKLQVDAGKGVGQTGIAVFLDFADAIRRDGQDTIKAKYGNLFDMYQRITDEDPYKVPMRIYPAVHYTMGGVWVDYNLMSTIPGLFVLGEANFSDHGANRLGASALMQGLADGYFVIPYTLGGYLAKNTPDKLTTDHEEFNKVLKESKDKFEKLLSIKGPETVDYFHKELGKIMWEYVGMARNETGLKKAIDQIGALRADFWKKVNVPGNGNNINTELEKAGRVADFLEIGELMARDALERPESCGGHFREESQTEENEAKRDDENFCHVAAWEWKGENQTPIRHKEELKFEYCKLTQRSYK; via the coding sequence GTGAGCGTAACACTAGATTCAAAGATTCCCGAAGGTGATATTAGAGAAAAATGGGATAATCATCGTTTCAATACAAAATTGGTTAACCCATCCAACAAAAGAAAATACAAAGTTATTGTTGTTGGAACAGGCCTGGCCGGAGGGGCCGCCGCAGCGACTCTCAGTGAGCTAGGTTATCAAGTCGATGCTTTTTGCATTCAAGACTCTGCTAGACGAGCGCATTCCATTGCAGCCCAAGGTGGGATCAATGCAGCTAAAAATTATCCAAATGATGGAGACTCTATTTGGAGACTTTTCTATGATACCGTTAAAGGCGGAGACTACCGCGCAAGAGAAGCTAACGTCTATCGTTTAGCACAAGTTTCGAATAATATTATTGATCAGTGTGCGGCCCAAGGCGTTCCTTTCGCCAGAGAATATGGTGGAACCCTGGCCAATAGATCATTTGGGGGAGCTCAAGTTTCAAGAACTTTCTATGCAAGGGGTCAAACAGGACAGCAACTTCTTCTCGGAGCCTACTCGGCCATGATGAAACAAGTTAATAAAGGAAAACTCAAAGTACACGTCCGAAAAGAAATGGTGGATGTCGTACTCATTGATGGGAAAGCTCGCGGAATAATTGTTAGAGATATTGTGACAGGTGAATTTACTAAACACGTAGCTGATGCAGTCATTTTAGGAACAGGCGGTTATGGAAATGCCTACTTCCTTTCAACAAATGCAATGGCATCAAACTGCTCCGCTGCATGGAGAGCTCATAAGAAAGGTGCGTACTTTGCAAATCCTTGCTACACACAAATTCATCCAACTTGTATTCCAGTATCTGGAGATCACCAATCTAAATTAACGCTAATGTCAGAATCTTTACGAAACGATGGAAGAGTTTGGGTTCCTAAGGCCCAAGGAGATAGACGTTCAGCTCGAGAGATTCCCGAGGAAGAAAGGGACTATTATCTCGAAAGAATCTACCCTTCATTCGGAAACCTTGTTCCAAGAGACGTTGCCTCTAGAAATGCGAAACTTCAAGTTGATGCAGGTAAAGGAGTCGGGCAAACTGGAATCGCAGTATTTCTAGATTTTGCCGATGCCATAAGAAGAGATGGGCAAGATACAATTAAGGCAAAATACGGAAATCTCTTTGATATGTATCAAAGAATTACCGATGAAGATCCTTATAAAGTACCAATGAGAATCTATCCAGCGGTTCACTATACAATGGGTGGAGTATGGGTTGACTATAATCTTATGAGTACAATTCCTGGGCTATTTGTTCTTGGAGAGGCCAATTTTTCAGACCATGGCGCCAACAGACTTGGTGCTTCTGCGCTTATGCAAGGGCTTGCTGATGGTTATTTTGTCATTCCATACACATTAGGTGGTTATTTAGCTAAAAATACCCCTGACAAACTCACTACAGATCATGAAGAATTCAATAAAGTACTTAAAGAATCAAAAGATAAATTTGAAAAGCTTTTAAGTATTAAAGGGCCAGAGACTGTAGATTATTTTCACAAAGAACTTGGGAAAATAATGTGGGAGTACGTCGGTATGGCCAGAAATGAAACAGGACTTAAGAAGGCCATTGATCAAATTGGGGCCCTTAGAGCTGACTTTTGGAAAAAAGTAAATGTTCCTGGTAATGGTAATAACATTAATACTGAACTAGAAAAAGCAGGTCGTGTTGCTGATTTCTTAGAGATTGGTGAACTGATGGCCAGAGATGCTCTTGAAAGACCTGAGTCTTGTGGTGGACATTTCAGAGAAGAAAGTCAAACAGAAGAGAACGAAGCAAAAAGGGATGATGAGAACTTTTGTCATGTTGCTGCATGGGAGTGGAAAGGTGAAAACCAAACTCCAATTCGCCATAAAGAAGAACTTAAGTTTGAATACTGTAAACTAACTCAAAGAAGTTATAAATAG
- a CDS encoding transposase, translating into MKAINMAYKFKMLPTVSQERLFGIWAGTCRFLYNLCLEHRILSWNQYRKGTNYFDQANELKNLKKVEGFEWIKEAPAQILQQSLKDLDKAFKSFWRSGFGFPKFKKRHFGDSFRFPDPKQFEIRKVSNKKAFVKLPKAGEVAFRLSRQIEGKIKNATIKKESDGWYISFCVEKDIEVAKNNNPNVGIDRGIAETLVLSYEADSLKDIQLTLPVKCKELRERIKALQKRLKLKKKFSEKWKRIQNQLRKLHSKIARIRHDFLHKASTYVAKNHSYVSLEDLKIKNMSKSAKGSLESPGKNVKAKSGLNREILFQGWGIFALQLKYKTEWGSGYLELVNPRFTSTRCSECLYNDKRNRKGKAFKCLNCGHVEDADKNGSKNIDREGRSRRDRGDVVVAPIFEAVTSSSV; encoded by the coding sequence ATGAAAGCGATCAATATGGCCTATAAATTTAAAATGCTACCGACTGTTTCTCAGGAAAGACTTTTTGGGATATGGGCCGGGACATGCCGCTTTCTTTACAACTTATGCCTGGAACATAGAATATTGTCATGGAATCAATATCGAAAAGGAACCAACTATTTTGATCAGGCCAATGAGTTAAAGAATTTAAAGAAAGTTGAAGGATTTGAGTGGATAAAAGAAGCTCCTGCCCAAATACTGCAACAATCGTTGAAAGACCTAGATAAGGCCTTTAAGTCATTTTGGAGAAGTGGCTTTGGGTTTCCTAAATTTAAAAAAAGACATTTTGGTGACTCATTTCGTTTTCCTGACCCAAAACAGTTTGAGATCAGAAAAGTCAGTAATAAGAAGGCCTTTGTAAAATTGCCCAAAGCAGGAGAGGTAGCTTTTAGACTATCTAGGCAAATTGAGGGAAAAATCAAGAATGCAACGATTAAAAAAGAATCTGATGGTTGGTATATTAGTTTTTGTGTTGAAAAAGACATTGAAGTAGCAAAAAATAATAATCCAAACGTCGGGATTGATCGAGGAATAGCTGAGACGCTTGTTTTGAGCTATGAGGCAGACAGTTTAAAAGATATCCAATTAACTCTTCCAGTGAAATGTAAAGAATTAAGAGAAAGAATCAAAGCTCTTCAAAAGCGTCTAAAATTGAAAAAGAAATTTTCAGAAAAATGGAAAAGAATTCAAAATCAATTAAGAAAACTGCACTCAAAAATAGCAAGAATTAGACATGATTTTCTTCATAAAGCATCCACTTACGTTGCCAAGAACCACAGCTATGTAAGTTTAGAAGATCTGAAGATAAAAAACATGTCAAAATCAGCAAAAGGAAGCTTGGAATCTCCTGGAAAAAATGTAAAGGCCAAATCAGGTCTAAATCGAGAGATTCTCTTTCAGGGCTGGGGAATTTTTGCCCTCCAGTTAAAGTATAAAACTGAATGGGGTAGTGGATATCTTGAGCTTGTGAATCCTAGATTCACAAGTACAAGATGTAGTGAGTGTCTCTACAATGATAAAAGAAACAGGAAGGGAAAAGCCTTTAAGTGCTTAAACTGTGGCCATGTGGAAGATGCTGATAAAAATGGAAGTAAAAATATAGACAGGGAGGGGCGCTCCCGAAGAGACCGTGGAGATGTGGTGGTTGCACCAATCTTTGAAGCGGTAACCTCTAGTAGTGTATAA
- a CDS encoding TraR/DksA C4-type zinc finger protein, whose product MERENSYLSDEQIEILKGKLLRERERLSISNGNSDDFYLDKNELMDPLDEASINIQASQALRFRNREIFYLKKINKTLALIESEDYGLCVECGAEISFERLNARPTAELCINCKEESEFTEKNNFYQRKSKSLGKTISEMGR is encoded by the coding sequence ATGGAAAGAGAAAACTCTTATCTCTCTGATGAGCAGATTGAAATTTTGAAAGGGAAGCTACTTAGAGAGCGAGAAAGATTATCAATTTCAAACGGAAACAGTGATGATTTTTATCTAGATAAAAATGAATTAATGGATCCACTTGATGAAGCAAGTATTAACATTCAAGCTTCTCAGGCCTTAAGGTTTCGAAATCGAGAAATTTTTTATTTGAAAAAAATAAATAAGACATTGGCCCTCATTGAAAGCGAAGACTACGGATTGTGCGTAGAGTGTGGAGCAGAGATAAGTTTTGAAAGACTAAACGCTAGACCTACTGCCGAACTTTGTATCAATTGCAAAGAAGAGTCTGAATTTACAGAAAAAAATAATTTCTATCAAAGAAAATCAAAATCATTGGGCAAAACTATTTCGGAAATGGGGAGATAG